From Selenomonas sp. AB3002, one genomic window encodes:
- a CDS encoding caspase family protein: MMRRGVLLIGNPGDRYKADEYCKGVFADLKRYKEFFLSMQGGAWDEDEICSLPIYTSSNEVRKALRWLDSMEYSIVVFSGHGGSLGRQTILALSEDCEDVISETEFVKVGRTVILDCCRAPFGKEEVQIKKASRPVFDSWSGITREMARSMYDEAIRQCVGQAVVLYSCSHGQFSEDISGVGGVYSTELLDIAENWCGVTILTVGEAHEMVVNNFENRPDVLQRPQIRKPRMIGARTYPFALGL, translated from the coding sequence ATGATGAGGCGGGGCGTGCTGTTGATAGGCAATCCGGGAGATAGATATAAAGCTGATGAATATTGCAAAGGCGTATTTGCTGACTTAAAGAGATATAAGGAATTCTTTCTTAGTATGCAGGGTGGCGCATGGGATGAGGATGAGATATGTTCACTTCCAATATATACTTCGAGTAATGAAGTGCGTAAAGCCTTGCGTTGGTTGGACTCAATGGAGTACTCGATAGTAGTATTCAGTGGACATGGAGGTTCACTGGGGAGACAAACTATTCTGGCTCTCTCGGAAGATTGCGAGGATGTTATTAGTGAAACCGAATTTGTCAAAGTGGGGCGGACGGTAATTTTAGATTGTTGTAGAGCGCCTTTTGGGAAGGAAGAGGTACAGATAAAAAAGGCTTCCCGCCCTGTTTTTGATTCTTGGAGTGGAATCACACGGGAGATGGCTCGAAGCATGTATGACGAGGCAATTAGGCAATGCGTCGGTCAGGCTGTTGTCCTTTATAGTTGTAGTCATGGACAATTTTCGGAGGATATATCAGGGGTGGGGGGAGTTTATAGTACGGAACTTCTTGATATTGCAGAAAACTGGTGCGGGGTAACTATTCTTACTGTTGGAGAGGCTCATGAAATGGTGGTAAATAACTTTGAGAATAGGCCAGACGTTTTACAAAGACCACAGATTCGTAAGCCTCGGATGATAGGTGCAAGGACATATCCATTTGCTTTGGGTTTATAG
- a CDS encoding Coenzyme F420 hydrogenase/dehydrogenase, beta subunit C-terminal domain: MKYDVGILGRYNNSNWGGSLTVLVTYSTISDMGFKAKLLKVKGHDDDKNVIYNRLCDFTKVLINNPMPPKDWNRYFSNFLLCSDWTLYKNWFLPLDMRMFSWVEKNNIISMAASFGTETGNYDKSDYPMLYSYLKRFRHLSIREKFGLDLCKKIGIDHAVIMPDPIFSQGKEYYYKIAQAYSHKSIEGKYAAVYLLDMSDNSIELAINTAKQMNLKPVFIVAQKDKDRIEKNRERLERYIYVNNFSESLSAWIYYLYHSEAIITNSFHGACLGYIFEKNVFGIERGRLSSRLVDLLQQFGIKNRFISKLDDIDKAIKEPVDSNAVKDKIMLMNNKVREFLVKAITDGKKQENRIDYLPRVECTGCMSCVNVCPKKCISIEKDKETGFLYPKIDESICVNCGICGKACPVLSKNELTGQINTVWCGFSKDKEIRYLSTSGGFFSELAKGVFAKGNAVVFGAAYETPQKVVHTEIFDEKDIPRIRQSKYVQSEVRDTYLKMERHLRDGKNVMFCGTPCQCAAVRSFINAKKIPDDNLYLVDFICHSVNSPKAYQAYLAEIENNIGDSIKKVWFKNKEISWEKFSTRIDFETKEPYYIKNRYEDSFYKGFLKHHLYSRPSCSHCNFKGEKRHSDITLADAWGIAMNCDKSHGISTAIIHTDKGVKLFDEIKEKLYVEEKNIEAVSKGNVNFMSSTQLGRNSKYFYQRLAQGIPFSKIIDEIDTNKLVKEQDVNKLDESSVKLNGAVVRAHSTAKIITNSNSSLILNAGKLPGSNSDCLIEMDEGSKIIVEGNFKIYHSCRIKVHKNAVLTLGNGYMNTNSIVVCAKSINIGDAIIAPNCYIVDSDYHKILEDGKVINPPAPVKFEGHVWLGQNVTILKGVTIGRGCCIGAKSLVTKDIPADSLAVGVPAKVVRSNIEWR; this comes from the coding sequence ATGAAGTATGATGTTGGGATATTAGGACGATACAATAATTCTAATTGGGGAGGCAGTTTGACTGTTCTTGTTACTTATTCTACGATAAGTGACATGGGGTTTAAGGCTAAACTTTTGAAAGTGAAAGGGCATGATGACGATAAAAATGTGATATACAATCGTTTGTGCGATTTTACTAAAGTGTTGATAAATAATCCTATGCCTCCCAAAGACTGGAATAGATATTTTAGTAATTTTTTATTGTGTTCTGATTGGACTTTATATAAAAATTGGTTTCTGCCTCTTGATATGCGAATGTTTTCCTGGGTGGAAAAGAATAATATAATTAGTATGGCTGCTAGTTTCGGTACAGAAACAGGTAATTATGATAAGAGCGATTATCCTATGCTTTATTCATATTTGAAGAGGTTTCGACATTTGTCTATTAGAGAAAAATTCGGATTGGATTTATGCAAAAAGATTGGGATAGATCACGCGGTTATCATGCCAGATCCTATTTTTTCTCAAGGAAAGGAATATTACTACAAGATCGCTCAAGCATATTCTCATAAATCGATAGAAGGAAAATATGCTGCAGTGTACTTGCTAGATATGAGTGATAATTCAATTGAACTTGCAATTAATACTGCCAAGCAGATGAATTTAAAACCTGTTTTCATTGTTGCACAAAAAGACAAAGACAGAATTGAGAAAAATAGGGAGAGGTTGGAGAGGTATATATATGTAAATAATTTCTCGGAGAGCCTTTCTGCTTGGATTTATTATTTATATCATAGTGAAGCTATAATAACAAATTCATTTCATGGGGCTTGCTTGGGATATATTTTTGAGAAAAATGTATTTGGTATAGAAAGAGGAAGACTATCGTCTAGATTGGTTGATTTATTGCAGCAATTTGGCATTAAGAACAGATTTATCAGCAAGCTGGATGATATTGATAAGGCTATCAAAGAACCTGTGGATAGTAATGCTGTTAAAGATAAGATTATGCTTATGAATAATAAGGTTCGTGAATTTCTTGTAAAAGCTATAACAGATGGAAAGAAGCAGGAGAATAGAATAGATTACTTGCCTAGGGTAGAGTGTACTGGCTGTATGTCATGTGTTAATGTTTGTCCCAAGAAGTGTATTAGCATAGAGAAAGATAAAGAGACTGGTTTCCTTTATCCTAAAATTGATGAATCTATATGTGTCAATTGTGGAATATGTGGTAAGGCATGTCCAGTATTGTCCAAAAACGAATTGACAGGTCAAATAAATACTGTTTGGTGTGGGTTCAGTAAGGACAAAGAAATACGTTATCTCTCTACTAGTGGAGGTTTTTTCTCAGAATTAGCCAAGGGCGTTTTTGCAAAAGGTAATGCGGTGGTATTTGGAGCAGCCTACGAAACACCGCAAAAGGTTGTTCACACTGAAATATTTGATGAAAAAGATATTCCTCGTATCAGACAATCAAAATATGTACAAAGTGAAGTTCGTGATACATATTTAAAAATGGAACGACATTTAAGAGACGGGAAAAATGTTATGTTTTGTGGTACACCTTGTCAATGCGCAGCGGTTCGTTCATTTATAAATGCTAAAAAAATTCCTGATGATAATTTGTATCTTGTTGATTTTATTTGCCATTCTGTGAATAGCCCAAAGGCTTATCAGGCATATTTGGCTGAGATTGAAAATAACATTGGAGATTCAATTAAAAAGGTTTGGTTCAAGAATAAAGAAATATCTTGGGAGAAGTTCTCAACTAGGATAGATTTTGAGACAAAGGAACCTTATTATATTAAAAATCGTTATGAAGATAGTTTTTACAAAGGTTTTTTGAAGCACCATTTGTATTCCCGTCCGTCTTGTTCACATTGTAATTTTAAGGGAGAGAAGCGCCATAGTGATATAACCCTTGCAGATGCCTGGGGAATAGCTATGAATTGTGATAAAAGCCATGGTATTAGTACGGCTATTATACATACAGACAAGGGCGTGAAGCTCTTTGATGAAATAAAAGAGAAACTGTATGTAGAAGAGAAAAATATTGAGGCAGTTAGCAAGGGGAATGTTAATTTTATGTCCTCAACTCAGCTGGGACGTAATTCTAAGTATTTTTATCAGAGACTTGCTCAAGGCATCCCTTTCTCAAAAATAATTGATGAAATTGATACTAATAAGCTAGTGAAAGAACAAGATGTGAATAAGCTTGATGAATCTTCTGTAAAGTTGAATGGTGCTGTTGTTCGTGCACATTCTACAGCAAAAATCATTACAAATTCAAATTCTAGCCTAATATTAAATGCTGGGAAATTACCGGGAAGCAATAGTGATTGTTTGATTGAAATGGATGAAGGTTCAAAGATAATAGTAGAAGGTAACTTTAAAATTTATCATTCTTGTCGTATTAAGGTACACAAAAATGCAGTCCTGACTCTTGGCAATGGATATATGAATACAAATTCTATTGTTGTATGTGCAAAGAGTATCAATATTGGTGACGCTATAATTGCACCCAATTGCTATATTGTTGATAGCGACTATCATAAAATCCTTGAGGATGGAAAGGTTATAAACCCGCCAGCTCCCGTGAAATTTGAAGGGCATGTTTGGCTAGGGCAGAATGTGACCATTTTGAAAGGAGTTACTATCGGGCGAGGATGCTGTATAGGAGCAAAGAGCCTGGTGACAAAGGATATTCCTGCCGATAGTTTGGCAGTGGGAGTTCCTGCCAAGGTTGTGCGTTCAAACATCGAGTGGAGGTAA